CGGTTTCGGAGATAAGTCGGACGGCTTGAAGAACAGCCGGAACCTTCAACGCGGAAACAGGGCTAACGGAAGGTCCGGCAACCGTTGGCGTAACACCAAAAATCCCGAATGCTTCAGGAGAGGTAAGAGAATACGACTTCTCTTCTAACGAAACTGGCCTCGAACGGAAGCCAAAGAACTCACTTAAACGCGATACTGGCACAAAACATTCCTACACACTTAACGTAAGAATATTGTCCCATTTGCTAAGAATTTATGCAACACTAAATGTGAAAATAAACCTATTTTTTATCGCCGATAACTTCTCGCAATCTGACATCAAACTCTGTAGCGAAGAAGCCAAATGACAGACCGATGACACCTAATTTCTGAGCTAGCAGAAGTAGCTGTTCTCTCGTTACTGTCTTGGTTTCCAACTTCGTAGAAAGGCTTTCTGGATTAATCAGCGTTAATATGAATTCATCCTCGATTACTTCGAAGTTCAATATTGCCCAATGGACGATATGATGCCGGTCTGTCTTGATAGCATCTATGTTTGATTTATGTTTTTCGAACTCATCTTTAAATACCGATAGCTCATAATATTCTTTGGTCAGATAGGACATGAGCCTGAGTTTCGCATCAAGTCCTCGCGGCATTTTTTGATATTTTTTCGGGAGATCGTTCTCGAAAGCCGGATACAGCCAAAAGGTTAGGTAAGTTAAATCCTGCTCAATACGATTCCATAACGCCAAAATACGACCGATTAGCTCATACGCTTCGCTGTGCACTTCCGTTAATTCCGATGCTTGAAATACGGTAAACGGATTGGCGTCAAAGCGAAGTTCGAGCGAGATTTTGGTCAATGACTATGCTCCCTTATTCATCAGGTGCTCGATGTTAAGCTGAGGGTAATTGATTGAATCAATCAGCGCCGCTCGCTGCTCAAGCATTCCCTGCGGAAGAACACCGTAGCGCTGCGTCATAGTGCTGGACGTATGGCCGAGGATGAAGCCAAACTCCTCGTCCAGATATCCCGCGCGGCGAAGGGCATCAGTCGCGCCGTGTCGAAAGCTGTAAAGCGAAAGGCCGGGCCCGTTCTTGAGACTAATCTTCGCAAGGTAGCGCGGAAAGTCCCGGCTGAAATCCGCAATCATCTGGCCCCGTGAATTGCGCACCGCCTGCGGGAAAAGTCGGGTCTGTCCTGCTTGCTTCATGTCGGCATGATACTTGAGGAAACCGAGCTTCACGAGCTCTTGGTGAATCGGAACTACACGCATTGAGCCCTCGGTCTTAACGCTCTTGTCGCCGTCCCCTTCCGTCGTAATGTGCATGAACCAAATACCTTCCTGCTCCCGAACGTCATCGATAGCAAGCTGCGCAATCTCTGCCGGGCGTGCGCCGGAATAGAGCATAATAAGTGGGACCCAATAGCGATGATCGCGGATAAGAACGTTTCCCGGCTTGCTCCAAAAACGGGGCGCTTCATCGCTCTCGCACCCAATGAATAGCGGTGAAGAAAACAGGCCATTCAACTGGTCAACCTTGAACGGAACAGTTGTCTTATCCTTCTTTTTCGCAAGGAACATATCGGCTACCGGGTTGCTGTCCAAATAGCCGTTGTCAGCAAGCCAGCCGCAAAACGCGCCGAGGCTCGAAAGATAGCGGTTCACGGTCGTTGTGGAGAGAACCGGCTTGCCTACGGTTTCGTTGTGCTTGATGATCTGCGAAATCTTCATGCCTTCGAACGCTTTGCTTTCCGTCGCCTTCACCGGGTAGCGCATCAAAAGCGTTTTCCACTCGCGAACGGCCTTCTTGTCAATCCGATGGACCGGGCAAGTGCTGCCGACACAATCAACAAACGTGCCAATGTCCCGACGTGCTTGCGCGAGCGTGTCGGGTTTGATCTGTTTCGGGTTCTCGCGTTCATAAATCGCGAAAACCTCCATAATGTTTTCGCCCGGTGCTGCTACTTCGCGGTTCGTGCCGGTCGCGGGCTTCACAATGGGATCTTTTGGGGTGCCGCTATAGTCTCCCCGGTCGCGCTCAAGGGTGCGCTCTAAGCCCTGGATTTCAGCCCTCATCATCTTCCGGGCGATGTCGTTCCAATCCGGGTGCGCATCATCAATGAGCAAGCGGTTCCGCTGCGCGTAGTCCTCAACCTCATGAGCGATAAGGCCCGTTTCTCCCGTCACGAGATGTTTACGCAGAGCGTCCAGTTTGGCACGTCGGGCAAGAGCGTCATACTCGCGGGCCTTTTTCAGGACTTGCACATCGAGAGTCGCGTCGAGGATTGCCAGAGGGTCGGCGGATGAAATCTCGCCGCGACTAGCACGGGCTAACACGGCGCTCGTGGCCTCATCGATAATAGCTTGCGTCGGCATATCCTGCCGGGTTTGTTCGTCGCGCTGAAGGGTAGCTTCGTAGTGTTGCCATACGGCAAAGGCTTTGTCGTCAGCGGTAACGGCGCGGCGAGCGCGTAGGTCGTCGAAATGCCGGTTCCATCCTTCAATGACCGGCCAGAGCAACCGCTTCGCCTCGCTCTGTTCCTTTGTGCCCAGTGCTTTCACAAGCTCCTTCTTTCCGACGATACCCACCAAATCGAGAGGGACGCGGATGCGAGCCGAGTAGCTAGCGCCGCGCCGAATAAGATAGTTAAATCCGGTCATGACTGCCCCATGTGGAAGGTCTGCGTGTTACAGTCATGTGTTACAGATTTGCCCGAGATTCGTCAATAAAGACAATAAGATATTAGATATCAAGACTATAGAATTAGTTGGATTATAGTCCAGGTTCCCCAGCCAGCTAAATCAGCCATTTCTCATAACCGATTCGACGCTTCAGTCGCCCGAGTGTTTATCGCCCTCCGAACATCCGCATGCCGTCGTTGTCATGTCCGGTGAAAAGCGTTACACGAGCGATAAAGCCTATCCGCCGAATTTTGAGCTTAGCAGTGTGTCCCGGATCTCAACGATGATGATATTCCCATGACAAGTTTGAAGTTTGGAACAAGCGGGCTTCGCGGCCTGGTAACGGAACTGCCGGATCAGGTTTGCCGCGCCTATACGCTGGCGTTTCTCAAACATATGCAAAGCGCTCATGCAGCGCCTGCCGTTGTGCTCGTCGGGTATGATCTGCGATCAAGCAGCCCGCAGATGGCTGCTGCCTGCATTTCCGCGGCCCGGGAATTTGGCATGAACGTCGAAAACTGCGGCCCGGTACCGACGCCGGCGCTGGCCTTCCGGGCGATGAGCCTGAAAGTGCCGGCTATCATGGTGACAGGCAGCCACATTCCGGCAGATCGCAACGGGCTGAAGTTCTATCGGCCTGATGGTGAAATCGACAAGGGCGACGAGGCCGGTATTCTTTCCGCGCTCGACGCGGAAACGACCGCACCCCCATCCTCGCCGGAAGCTTTGCCGGTCGCATCGGAAGCACTGGAAAACTACATCAGGCGTTGCGCTTCTCTTCTTGCACCGAAATCCCTGGCTGGACTGCGGATAGGCGTTTATCAGCATAGCTCGGTCGCGCGCGATTTGATGGTGACCATCTTGCAAGACTACGGCGCGGACGCGGTTGCTCTCGCCCGCTCAGAGGTTTTCGTGCCAGTCGATACCGAAGCGCTGCGGCCGGAGGACGTTGAATTTGCGCACGCAGCTGTCAAAAAGTACAAGCTGGACGCGGTGGTTTCCACGGATGGCGATGCCGACCGGCCGCTCATCGCCGATGAACAAGGCGCGTTTTTGCGCGGAGATAGT
This is a stretch of genomic DNA from Phyllobacterium zundukense. It encodes these proteins:
- a CDS encoding site-specific integrase, which produces MTGFNYLIRRGASYSARIRVPLDLVGIVGKKELVKALGTKEQSEAKRLLWPVIEGWNRHFDDLRARRAVTADDKAFAVWQHYEATLQRDEQTRQDMPTQAIIDEATSAVLARASRGEISSADPLAILDATLDVQVLKKAREYDALARRAKLDALRKHLVTGETGLIAHEVEDYAQRNRLLIDDAHPDWNDIARKMMRAEIQGLERTLERDRGDYSGTPKDPIVKPATGTNREVAAPGENIMEVFAIYERENPKQIKPDTLAQARRDIGTFVDCVGSTCPVHRIDKKAVREWKTLLMRYPVKATESKAFEGMKISQIIKHNETVGKPVLSTTTVNRYLSSLGAFCGWLADNGYLDSNPVADMFLAKKKDKTTVPFKVDQLNGLFSSPLFIGCESDEAPRFWSKPGNVLIRDHRYWVPLIMLYSGARPAEIAQLAIDDVREQEGIWFMHITTEGDGDKSVKTEGSMRVVPIHQELVKLGFLKYHADMKQAGQTRLFPQAVRNSRGQMIADFSRDFPRYLAKISLKNGPGLSLYSFRHGATDALRRAGYLDEEFGFILGHTSSTMTQRYGVLPQGMLEQRAALIDSINYPQLNIEHLMNKGA
- a CDS encoding phosphomannomutase, coding for MTSLKFGTSGLRGLVTELPDQVCRAYTLAFLKHMQSAHAAPAVVLVGYDLRSSSPQMAAACISAAREFGMNVENCGPVPTPALAFRAMSLKVPAIMVTGSHIPADRNGLKFYRPDGEIDKGDEAGILSALDAETTAPPSSPEALPVASEALENYIRRCASLLAPKSLAGLRIGVYQHSSVARDLMVTILQDYGADAVALARSEVFVPVDTEALRPEDVEFAHAAVKKYKLDAVVSTDGDADRPLIADEQGAFLRGDSVGLLTAHFLRADAVVTPVTSNTAIELSGLFSKVYRTRVGSPYVVEGMEEASKDSYQRVVGFEANGGVLLGSQVTADGGRLDALPTRDAMLPILAVLGTAAKGGVALSKLLDNLPARFTRSGRLEHVDASQSGPFLQNLGDDSHRKHFFAELGAIKESDTIDGVRTVLATGEVVHYRASGNAPELRCYAEAATDERAEELLQWGLKRAQQAVVSG